The Archangium primigenium genomic interval CTACGGGCACCAGATCGTCGCGCATCTGGCCCCCGAGCGGCCGACCAGCGCGTCCGACTTCGACGGCAGCGACGTCACCATCCCCCACTTCGGGCTGAACCTCGACTGGGAGGCCTTCCATGATCTGCTGGCGCGGTTGAAGAAGGGCGGCGTGCGCTTCGTCAAGGAGCCCCACGTGCGGCTCGAGGGCAAGGTGGGCGAACACGTCTCCATGTTCATCCACGACTTCTCGGGCAACGCGCTGGAGTTCAAGGCGTTCCGCAACCAGGATCAGATCTTCTCCAAGGAGCTGAGCGAGGCGCCCGCCTCGTCCCGCGCCTGAAGCACCCCGAGGGGCCGGGGGCTCCCGGTCCCCTCCCCTCCGCTCACGCCGAGACGTGCCGGTCCGCGAGCGACAGCACCTCGTCGAGGATGGCCAGGCCCTCGCGCGCCTCCTCGTCACTGATCGTCAGGGGCGGCACCACGTGCACGCGGTTGCCGGACGTGAACGGCCACAGCCCTCGCGCCTTGCAGGCGTTCACGAGCTCCGCCATGGGTGCGTTCGCCGCGCCCGAGGCGTTGTAGGGCACCAGCGGCTCGCGCGTCTTCCGGTCGCGCACCAGCTCGAGCGCCCAGAACACCCCGACGCCCCGCACCTCACCCACCGACGGATGGCGCTGCTGCAACTCCCGGAGCGCCGGACCCAGGACGTCGTCGCCCAGGTGCCGGGCGTGCTCCATGATGCGCTCCTCGCGGTAGAGCTGGAGGCACGCCACGGCCGTGGCGCACGCGAGCGGATGCCCCGAGTAGGTCAGGCCTCCGGGATAGGGGCGATGCGCGAAGGTCTCGGCGATCCGCTCGCTGAGAATCACCCCGCCGAGCGGGACATAGCCACAGTTGACGCCCTTGGCGAAGGTGATGAGGT includes:
- a CDS encoding VOC family protein; the protein is MATIKDFHLAFPVKDLASARAFYTGVIGCPEGRSTDHYVDFDFYGHQIVAHLAPERPTSASDFDGSDVTIPHFGLNLDWEAFHDLLARLKKGGVRFVKEPHVRLEGKVGEHVSMFIHDFSGNALEFKAFRNQDQIFSKELSEAPASSRA